One stretch of Eupeodes corollae chromosome 2, idEupCoro1.1, whole genome shotgun sequence DNA includes these proteins:
- the LOC129946651 gene encoding uncharacterized protein LOC129946651, translated as MALPYYLPPTIPTASAEEINQIYQRQNLHTIAFMQGLQYPHPPHVGYNFQPVPFKPYYTAPINSLNNMNFSHAAAAAPKIMYPIPPVALRPRISPVSSQSFQYQPRQVSKRVADADIEACVESKRHKPSEVKPSSSNTKQDRFTFENSQHQDLRLIPEDVQLRDSKKLIPLSGSRVNPLFVRQNPSVGNDLCLNSHNRQQIALEPGPGQQYITKIRSLVEGITKDHKRLISSEKSKAKEKKFRQKFKINESLSKMKRIISDIKETELKSFPSYFHPDPESYVNDHLVIGSNGTFISKSFYETISWKHYNNSTRILIGHYFNNYTLATQTLDGDNPLNPSIIEDIISHVMEKCKVGRDFVRDVISSICADEANRRKKT; from the coding sequence ATGGCTCTTCCTTACTATCTGCCACCAACGATTCCGACAGCTTCAGCtgaagaaataaatcaaatttatcaGCGACAAAATCTCCATACAATTGCGTTTATGCAAGGCTTGCAATATCCCCATCCTCCGCATGTCGGATACAATTTTCAACCGGTCCCATTTAAACCCTATTACACTGCTCCGATTAATAGTCTAAATAACATGAACTTTTCTCACGCCGCAGCTGCCGCGCCAAAAATTATGTATCCAATACCACCTGTTGCACTGAGACCCAGGATTTCTCCAGTTTCTTCGCAAAGTTTTCAATACCAGCCTAGACAAGTGTCAAAACGGGTAGCAGATGCTGATATTGAAGCTTGTGTTGAATCAAAGAGACATAAGCCGTCTGAAGTCAAACCAAGTTCATCAAATACCAAGCAAGACAGATTTACATTTGAGAACAGTCAACATCAAGATTTAAGACTCATTCCTGAAGACGTTCAATTGAGAGATTCTAAGAAACTTATACCTCTTTCAGGATCGCGGGTGAATCCGCTTTTTGTTAGACAGAACCCTTCCGTAGGAAATGACTTGTGTTTGAATTCCCACAATCGCCAGCAGATTGCGTTGGAGCCAGGACCTGGTCAGCAGTATATCACAAAAATAAGATCTCTCGTAGAAGGAATAACAAAAGATCACAAAAGGCTGATTTCATCAGAAAAATCAAAGGCCAAAGAGAAAAAATTTcgtcagaaatttaaaatcaacgaaAGTCTAAGTAAAATGAAGAGAATAATTTCTGATATCAAAGAAACTGAATTGAAGTCTTTTCCAAGCTATTTTCACCCGGATCCTGAATCGTATGTCAATGATCATTTGGTCATAGGATCGAATGGGACCTTTATATCGAAAAGTTTCTACGAGACAATTTCATGGAAGCACTATAACAACAGTACTAGAATTTTAATAggacattattttaataactaCACACTTGCTACACAAACCTTAGATGGGGATAATCCCTTGAATCCGAGCATCATTGAAGACATCATCAGCCATGTTATGGAAAAGTGTAAGGTTGGCAGAGATTTTGTGAGGGACGTAATCTCATCTATATGTGCAGATGAAGCCAATAGGAGAAAAAAAACCTAA